In a genomic window of Meleagris gallopavo isolate NT-WF06-2002-E0010 breed Aviagen turkey brand Nicholas breeding stock chromosome 1, Turkey_5.1, whole genome shotgun sequence:
- the IRS2 gene encoding insulin receptor substrate 2, whose amino-acid sequence LAAGEESDYGLVTPAAAAYREVWQVTLKPKGLGQSKNLTGVHRLCLSARTIGFVRLNCELPSVTLQLMNIRRCGHSDSFFFIEVGRSAATGPGELWMQADDSVVAQNIHETILEAMKALKELSEFRPAARASRRPPLPPGGRPEAAAPRPRTPSLCRSATSPVSLSSSSGLGSEPAHPHHPQRPSSGSASVSGSPSDAGFMSFDEYGSSPGGDPRPFSSSSTASNRSNTPESVAETPPVRDSGGGTDLYGYMAMERPPSGRLCYRPCPEADRGHRKRTYSLTTPCRQRPAPPQVSSASLDEYTLMRATFAGSAGRLFPSCPAGASPKVTYTPYPEDYGDIEIGSHRSSGSSSTNLGPPAGGGGGGGGGDDDGYMPMTPGVAAGPWVGGGGGGDDYMPMSPTSVSAPKQILQPRAGVGGGFPGNGSSYKTSSPGESSPDDSGYMRMWCGSKLSVESSDGRLSNGDYINMSPRDPQHGSQAPSLTPPDFFFAPAGHGAGEPLKPGCYSYSSLPRSYKSQGLAKDSDQYVFMNSPGRMIPEEAMCGVAPSPTGTFAPSSHTVPSPLRHSRTEGFLSQRCQRAIRPSRLSLETLRTMLPSMNEHPLPPEPKSPGEYINIDFGDAAVYSPPSLPTDSPASSLGSGTGQRRSPLSDYMNIDFSSQSPSQSGTVSVGSLEALSPGSSSSTSQPDGRYMKASGGVACLSSPSDSGDYTEMTFGMATTPPQPIVQKPESARVTSPTAGVKRLTLSGVEAFILSNPPPDPNRGAKVIRADPQGRRRHSSETFSSTTTVTPVSPSFAHNPKRHNSASVENVSLRKSEGLEEEQGSSPMCRETSAGFQNGLNYIAVDLVDGSLAGCDKARSKARHVLNGGVNGVEMSAYASIDFLSHNLKEASAVKAVAVHPGCPMWHCASCLERTPWRLGSSPGVMGGCRGTNALRSVTKASQRNVKRGLRENEVQEDGKDESSSAGRASVEPN is encoded by the exons CTGGCCGCCGGCGAGGAGTCCGACTACGGGCTGGTGACGCCGGCCGCCGCCGCCTACCGGGAGGTCTGGCAGGTGACGCTGAAGCCCAAGGGCTTGGGGCAGAGCAAGAACCTCACCGGCGTGCACCGCCTCTGCCTCTCGGCCCGCACCATCGGCTTCGTGCGCCTCAACTGCGAGCTGCCCTCGGTCACGCTGCAGCTGATGAACATCCGCCGCTGCGGCCACTCGGACAGCTTCTTCTTCATCGAGGTGGGCCGTTCGGCCGCCACCGGGCCCGGCGAGCTATGGATGCAGGCGGACGACTCGGTGGTGGCCCAGAACATCCACGAGACCATCCTGGAGGCTATGAAGGCTCTAAAGGAGCTGTCCGAGTTCCGGCCCGCAGCAAGAGCCAGTCGTcgtcctcctcttcctccgGGGGGGCGGCCGGAGGCGGCGGCCCCTCGGCCACGCACCCCATCACTGTGCCGG TCCGCCACTAGCCCCGTTAGTCTCTCCTCCAGCAGCGGCTTGGGCTCCGAGCCGGCCCACCCGCATCACCCGCAGCGCCCGTCCAGCGGCAGCGCCTCGGTGTCCGGCTCGCCCAGCGATGCGGGCTTCATGTCCTTCGACGAGTACGGCTCCAGCCCGGGCGGCGACCCGCggcccttctcctcctcttccaccGCCAGCAACCGCAGCAACACGCCGGAATCGGTGGCCGAGACCCCGCCGGTGCGGGATTCCGGCGGCGGCACCGATCTCTATGGCTACATGGCGATGGAGCGGCCCCCGAGCGGCCGTCTCTGCTACCGGCCTTGCCCCGAGGCTGATCGGGGCCACCGCAAGCGGACCTACTCGCTGACCACCCCGTGCCGGCAGCGGCCCGCCCCGCCGCAGGTCTCCTCCGCCTCCCTGGACGAGTACACGCTAATGCGGGCCACCTTCGCCGGCAGCGCCGGCCGCCTCTTCCCCTCCTGCCCGGCCGGGGCTTCCCCCAAAGTCACCTACACCCCCTACCCCGAGGACTACGGGGACATCGAGATCGGCTCTCACCGCAGCtccggcagcagcagcaccaaccTGGGGCCGCCGGCAGGGGGGGGAGGCGGAGGCGGGGGCGGAGATGATGATGGCTACATGCCTATGACCCCCGGCGTGGCCGCGGGCCCTTGGGTCGGGGGGGGCGGGGGTGGCGATGACTACATGCCCATGAGCCCCACCAGCGTGTCAGCCCCCAAGCAGATTCTGCAGCCCCGAGCGGGGGTGGGAGGCGGCTTCCCCGGCAACGGGAGTAGCTACAAGACCAGCTCGCCAGGGGAAAGCTCCCCCGACGACAGCGGCTACATGAGGATGTGGTGCGGCTCCAAGCTGTCTGTGGAGAGTTCGGACGGGAGGCTGAGCAACGGCGACTATATCAACATGTCCCCTCGGGACCCCCAGCACGGGTCCCAGGCTCCCTCCCTCACACCCCCGGACTTCTTCTTCGCCCCTGCGGGGCACGGGGCTGGCGAGCCCCTCAAACCCGGCTGCTACTCTTACAGCTCCCTGCCCCGCTCCTACAAGAGCCAGGGCCTGGCTAAGGACAGCGACCAGTACGTGTTCATGAACTCCCCGGGCAGGATGATCCCGGAGGAGGCGATGTGCGGAGTGGCTCCGTCCCCGACCGGCACCTTCGCGCCCTCCAGCCACACGGTGCCTTCGCCCCTGCGGCACAGCCGGACCGAGGGCTTCCTCAGCCAGCGGTGCCAGCGGGCCATCCGGCCCAGCCGCCTCTCTCTGGAGACCTTGCGGACGATGCTACCCAGCATGAACGAGCATCCCTTGCCTCCCGAGCCCAAGAGCCCCGGGGAATACATCAACATTGATTTTGGGGATGCCGCTGTCTATTCTCCCCCCTCGCTGCCCACCGACAGCCCGGCCTCCTCCCTGGGCTCCGGCACGGGGCAGAGGCGCTCCCCTCTCTCCGACTACATGAACATCGACTTCAGCTCACAATCACCCTCCCAGTCAGGCACGGTCTCGGTGGGCTCTTTGGAAGCGCTCTCGCCTGGCTCTTCCTCCAGCACCAGCCAGCCCGATGGGCGCTACATGAAGGCGTCTGGGGGGGTGGCCTGTCTGTCCAGCCCATCTGACAGCGGGGATTACACTGAGATGACCTTCGGCATGGCCACTACCCCACCCCAACCCATCGTTCAGAAGCCAGAAAGTGCCCGGGTTACCAGCCCCACGGCCGGGGTGAAGAGGCTCACCCTCTCTGGGGTGGAGGCCTTCATTCTTTCCAACCCACCTCCAGACCCCAACCGTGGGGCCAAGGTCATCCGGGCTGACCCCCAGGGGCGCAGGAGGCACAGCTCGGAAACTTTCTCCTCCACCACCACTGTGACCCCCGTGTCCCCCTCCTTTGCACACAACCCCAAAAGGCACAACTCAGCCTCGGTGGAGAACGTGTCCCTCAGGAAAAGCGAAGGcctggaggaggagcagggcagcagccccATGTGCAGGGAGACCTCGGCTGGCTTCCAGAACGGCCTCAACTACATCGCCGTCGACTTGGTAGATGGCAGCCTGGCAGGCTGTGACAAAGCCAGGTCGAAAGCCAGGCATGTCCTGAACGGAGGTGTCAATGGAGTGGAGATGAGCGCCTACGCCAGCATAGACTTTCTGTCTCACAACCTGAAAGAAGCAAGCGCTGTGAAAG CAGTTGCTGTGCACCCAGGCTGCCCCATGTGGCATTGTGCATCTTGCTTGGAGCGCACCCCATGGCGGCTGGGCTCGTCTCCGGGAGTGATGGGAGGATGTCGGGGCACCAACGCTCTGCGTTCAGTGACAAAAGCAAGCCAACGAAATGTGAAACGAGGGCTGAGGGAGAAT GAAGTACAGGAAGATGGAAAAGATGAGAGCTCCAGCGCTGGCAGAGCAAGCGTTGAACCTAATTAA